The following proteins are co-located in the Solenopsis invicta isolate M01_SB chromosome 7, UNIL_Sinv_3.0, whole genome shotgun sequence genome:
- the LOC105206638 gene encoding retinol-binding protein pinta produces the protein MTNKCDITHYAWQELTSEDKKYAAIHLNETNETRKNAIAEIKRWIKENDNLPEQIDNFLILQFLRVDKFDLEKTKYRIRNYYKHRSNVPEWYSSKDPFQRELQVILNLGIFLPLRKQDSQGRTVYLVRAARHDPRIHKISNLAKICAMALDASMKYNVAGSVYGYTWYVDVSNVTTGHIFQLTPSTLKNLVDTWQKCYPLRYQKIVLFNVPTIFYIVVRILRSFMTQKLKNRFYVYSHQNCFEEIPTDGLPVEYGSTGETIQELTEFWKKFIEDNRDWLTKDENNQTIQTTEPTEDF, from the exons ATGACGAACAAGTGCGACATCACGCATTACGCTTGGCAAGAACTAACAAGCGAGGATAAAAAATATGCAGCAATACATTTGAACGAGACCAATGAGACTAGAAAGAATGCCATCGCAGAGATTAAACGATGGATTAAAGAAAATGACAACTTGCCCGAACAAATTG ataattttctcattttacaatttttgagagTCGACAAATTTGATCTCGAAAAAACTAAATACAGAATCCGAAACTATTATAAGCATCGGTCCAATGTACCGGAATGGTATAGCAGTAAGGATCCGTTTCAACGGGAACTGCAAGTGATACTTAATCTGGG AATATTTTTGCCCTTGCGAAAGCAGGATAGTCAAGGAAGAACGGTTTACCTTGTGCGCGCAGCTCGGCATGACCCGAGaatacacaaaatatcaaatctaGCTAag ATCTGTGCAATGGCGTTAGATGCTTCGATGAAATATAATGTCGCAGGATCTGTATATGGTTATACATGGTACGTAGATGTATCCAATGTAACTACAGGccatatttttcaattgacaCCGTCtacgttaaaaaatttggtCGATACATGGCAAAAATGTTACCCGCTAAGATATCAGAAGATTGTTCTTTTCAACGTACCAACAATCTTTTATATTGTTGTGAGGATTCTCAGATCTTTCATGacacaaaagttaaaaaacagattttacGTCTACTCCCATCAGAACTGTTTTGAAGAGATTCCAACTGATGGCTTGCCTGTCGAATATGGCAGTACCGGTGAAACAATTCAGGAGTTAACAG aattttggaaaaaatttatcgaGGATAATCGCGACTGGCTTACGAAGGATGAGAATAATCAAACTATCCAGACAACCGAACCTACAGAGGATTTTtag
- the LOC105195174 gene encoding probable serine hydrolase: MFTQRFITYGLRTDSYTKLVKALYSKSIQHEVKEIEISVPWGKVAGKLWGSQDKQPILAVHGWQDNAASFDNIAPLIMKHTPVLAIDLPGHGLSSWIPPGFMYNELIYILLIKRIKNHFGWEKVKMLGHSLNAMMVHWYGACFPKDMQYIIALDIFKFASMDPIAHITMFANTLEAFLKVEQNTVQPSYKTQSEIIKKAKESGFPVLDDLSYIILMTRGTTRKEDGTYVINRDPRLRVTPMNMFSQDQLEAYANLFKCPYLIIQGDKNFYPEEKENFYRALEILHAANDKVQFETISATHHLHLTHVESTTAIIIPFLEKYD; this comes from the exons atgtTTACACAAAGATTTATAACTTATGGTTTAAGAACGGACTCATATACAAAATTGGTGAAAGCACTTTACAGTAAATCCATACAGCATGAAGTTAAGGAAATAGAAATTTCAGTGCCTTGGGGCAAGGTGGCTG gCAAGTTATGGGGATCTCAAGATAAACAACCTATCCTTGCTGTGCACGGCTGGCAAGATAATGCTGCATCATTTGATAATATAGCACCCCTTATTATGAAACATACACCAGTTCTAGCAATTGACTTACCCGGACACGGACTATCTTCATGGATACCACCAGGATTTATGTACAACGAATTGATTTACATcttgttaattaaaagaattaaaaaccaTTTTGGAtgggaaaaagtaaaaatgctgggACATTCCTTGAATGCTATGATGGTGCATTGGTATGGCGCGTGTTTCCCAAAAGACATGCAATACATTATAGCCttagacatatttaaatttgcatCTATGGATCCAATTGCGCATATAACTATGTTTGCAAATACACTTGAGGCATTTTTAAAAGTAGAGCAAAATACCGTTCAACCTAGTTATAAGACGCAAAGTGAGATTATAAAGAAGGCAAAGGAATCGGGCTTCCCAGTTTTGGATgatttatcatatataatacTTATGACTAGAGGTACCACGCGTAAAGAAGATGGAACGTATGTTATCAACAGGGATCCGAGATTGAGAGTTACACCCATGAACATGTTTTCGCAAGATCAACTGGAAGCATATGCAAATCTCTTTAAGTGcccatatttaataatacaaggagataagaacttttatcctgaggaaaaagaaaatttttatagagcACTAGAAATACTGCATGCTGCTAATGATAAAGTACAATTTGAGACTATATCAGCAACACATCATCTTCATCTCACGCATGTGGAAAGTACAACAGCGATTATTATTCCTTTTTTAGAAAAGTATGATTGA